The DNA region gtgttattggcacgttactcaatatacaaggaaagtctaaggatggccttaaggcaagaaaggacttgatagtgatgggaataagaactgaattaggacccttgaagaaaggaaaacgaacatatctaccgcctgctgcttatactctatctagaaaggagaaaaaaatattgtgtaagtttctaagtgaagttaaagttccagaagggtactcttcagatattagaagacttgtgtctatgaaagacctcaagttaaagagtttaaagacccatgattgccatgttataatggaacattttctcccaataggtatacgttctattcttccagaaaaagtaagaagctctataactaatttgtgttctttcttcaagtcaatttgcagtaaggtgatcgatcctgcgatcttaccaatgttgcaaaaagaaatcgttattactttgtgtgagcttgaaatgttttttcctccatcattttttgacataatggtacatctagttgttcatcttgtgaaagagacacaattgtgtggaccaacttatatgagatggatgtaccctgttgaacgttatatgaaaatattaaaagggtacgtgaagaaccgaagtcaaccagaaggttgtatggttgaaagatacattgttgaagaagcgattgagttttgtactgaatatttgtctaatgttcagtcaatcggactccctaaatctcagcttgtcgaaaagaaagaaggaaaaaatctaattggaaataaaattgtggcagtatcaagggtcgaacgggatcaagtgcatttgtatgttctgcacaatgagaatgaggttgagccgtatgttgaaattcacaaggatgttctccgaggtttaaatcccaatagaaatgaaaattggatagtacgagagcacaatcgatgttttataccttggtttaaggatcatatttattcaaagtattattcagatcccgcttcaataacagaaaggttgagatgcttagcatatggtccaagtttccatgttttttcttatagcgcatacgcgattaatggatacacattttataccaaagaataagatgataaaagtactatgcagaatagtggtgtcaccgtggtagctgaagcaatgcacatatcaagtgtgaaggacttaaaccccaaatttgcaaatctgtcgtattttggtgttatcgagcgcatttgggtgtttgattatgagaagtttcagattcctatatttggttgcaagtgggttgaaaataataacggcattcgaatggataagtcaggatttttgcaagtggatcttaatagggtgggatacaaagatgagtgttttattctagcctctcaagctagacaagtgttctatgtcaatgatccgaaaagtacgaaatggtctatagttcttttttccaacaaagtaattgatgaaaacactggagatcaaggtgatattgatgttgagattgaatcgtttaccagaaatgatcaagatgagaatattatatcaaatgattcatatattagaaatgatcataatgagggtatttggatcaatccaaccgtccgtgttgttaagagacatgtagaacatattccaaccaagaaaagaaagagaacttagtgaaaaaggtacaggtcaaatgattttaattgttttctttattacaggtaaaatgacttttattacagcaaatcgagtcagttgcataaaaaaaaaaggtataaacacaattatatgatatttatgcatagaaaatgttaattcttgatcttatacttcacctaactaattttatgatattttaggttcatgctattgatattgaacaaaaagaggttgttgctaagaagactgcggctagcaaaaaaaacatacatctcagagatgcttttgctacttagttttatttctttttaagttatgaattggttgtatatttagaatctttagaagttaaacgattatatatcagtggattgttgtatatgtatggattgttgtatataaggcttgttgaatgcaatgtgtgaaaaagggcttcaaattatacagttttaggtgtactgcttcaatatacaggttgtctaaaataaataaaaaaatatagcgctttttaaaaaaaaaaatttaaataaccacccactttagagggcgcttcccaaaataagtgccctctaaaccctttaaatttccactttagagggcgctttccagtaaaagcgccaTCTAAACCCTTAAAACTTTCCACTTTAGAtggcgctttccagtaaaagcgccctctaaacccttaaaagtttccactttagagggcgttttctttaaaaagcgccctctaaagtggcccttatagggcttaaagagccactttagagagcgctttcaccaggaaaaaaagcgctgtctttacctatgccagcgccagattagagggcgctttaaagcgctgttataggccaaaaaaagcgtcctcttttcccttatttggcgtagtgaccACTCTTAGCAGTTACATTATACCAACTCCTCATGTTCTTATCTATATAGAAAATGTCCTTTTTTTTTCAGTCTCTGAACTTTACTCTTTACATCTTTTTCTACCTAATTATTCCTCTTATATTTgtcttgaattttattttattcttgATTTACAATTATCTATGACTATATACAAAGGAGATAGAGAATTTTGGAGTGACTTTTTTGTATTTCAAATTTACCCTTACaacttttttaaaaataataaaataaaaatatatgGTTGTAATATACTACTGTCACATTAAGTATTATTGTGATCCCCACTATATAATACCGTTATTTATTTTAACTTATTAATTAAATAGCTATTTTAATATTCAATAAAATACATATGATTTTATTTTGACTATCTTTTTATTTtcaataaaatatattaattaaaattttaatttctaAAAGTAGCTTCAAAATAAGTTCTACagttataatttttttttccTAAAAAGAATTATATTAATGTAAAACTTAGTCTCCAAAATTTATGCTAATTTTATATTACTTTATTAGTTAAATAGTTATTTTATTATtcaataaaataaatattattttattttggctttatttttattttcaataaAGTATATTTATTAATCTTTAAATTCCTAAACGTCACTTCAAAATAATATTTACAATTTTGAGTTTTTTTCAtacaaataattttttaaatgTGTGTATCTTCGTTGATTGTATTCTTTATTGAAATAAATAAGatcaaattaaataattttttattttaaatgtGCTTATGTGATTTTATTCAAATTTTATTGAGATTTTCCTACTTTTCGTTTTCGATATAAAAACTCTCAGCACTTAGAGAATGCAACAAACAACCCACTTATAATTCCCTTTATTACTCGATATTTAAATAGAAGAAAATGTATTCCCTTCTTCTTTTCATACACTAAAACTTTTTTTAacataaaaataatatattaatacCAAAATACAGAATCTAAGTATAAGAAGTGCTTAATGACTACCCATGACACTATAAAAATCAAACaaaaaacaataaataaaacaaaacacGAAGAAAAAAAGCACTCCAACAGGTAAAGATCAAAGTCCTTGGAATTTAGATTAGAGTTCGTATTTTCATATCCACCTTCAATAAATCAGAATCCATCAAAATAACAAAGAAATTACATATCAATACCAAGTTCAAAGTTAAGCACAACAATCGACCTCTTACTATTACACATTTGTTATTGATTAAGGTAGATGACAAAGTTTTGAAGTCAATCAAAGTATGAGTATGAGTTCACCCACGATACACCTAGAACGATTTTGAGGAAAAAAACTCTTTTCCTCCACCTCTTTCAATGTTTTTGTAACACTATCATGACAAAGGTTTCTCCTCATccatgttttatttatttttcaataaATTCCACATATTCCTTCCGTTTATAAATATAACCGAGAGAAAAAATAATTTAAGGCATGTTTCGAATCCCAGCAACAACAGTTTatgtttttatatttttaaaaataattcattttttttattttaatttttaactATTGATCTATACATTCAGTTATATTTAAAATCGAGGGATTAAATTATCATAATTTACTATAAAAGCATTGAGATGGATTGCAAGATAGAAAAAATCTTCAATGTTCTTGAGTCTTGAACAATTTTTGTCTGCCCTTGCAATCTATCTCACAtaatgatattgatgttgttgttcttgttgtaTTTTTTGTAATAATCTTCCTAGGTTGTAAATCAAAGAAAACATTGAGAAATGATTATATTAATGTAAAACTTACTCTCCAAAAATCATGCTACATTTATAgtaatttattaattaaatagttatttttatattcaataaaatacatattattttattttcactatctttttattttcaataaaatatatttattaaaattttaatttctaAAAGTAACTTCAAAATAACTTCCAcaattatgaatttttttttccTAAAAAGAATTATAATAATGTAAAACTAATTCTCCAAAAATTATGGTAATTTTATATTACTTTATTCATTAAATAGTTATTTTATTATTCAATAAAATAAATACTATTTTATTTTGGCTTTCTATTTATTTTCAATAAAGTAGATTTATTTATTAGTCTTTAAATTCCTAAAAGTAACTTCAAAATAATATTTACAATTTTGAGTTCTTTTCATacaaataatttttaaaaaatacaaaGAATACATCACATTTTTAAAAGCTATGACAGATATACCCTTACCCTAGTTTAAACTGCCTATAAATACAGAATTTTACATTTGAGTAACCATCCAAAATAAAGCTTCAAAGAATATTATTGCATTATTCAATGGTGAACAAGATGCATAGATCACTCTCATTCTTTGTCATCTATGCTTTAGTTATTGCAGGTAATGAAGAATCTCTCAACTATTATAATTATGGTTGTTAAATTATAAACGATAAATCTCATCTCACGTGTTTTACTTTGTACGAGAACAGTGCAATTGATGCAGGTAGAAGCTAAACCATCACCATGCAATGTAATTCTGGGAAGTTGTTTTACTGATAATTGTAGTAAGAAGTGTATGGACTATCGAGGAAACTCTATACTTTTAAGTTCGAATTGTAACTTCTACAACTTATGCACATGTGAATACGATAAGCCACCAGCAGGAAGATCATGCACAGTTGGTATGGGACTCTGCACAGATATATGCGGTGAGTCTTGTTGCGATGGAAATTGTAAGGGTAGATATATGAACACAGGTACTGGGGTATGCGTCCATGACTATGATCTATACTTTTGTAAATGTGTGTATCTTCGTTGAGTGTATGCTTTATTGAAACAAATAAAGatcaaattaaataaatttttattttaaatgtATTTATGTGATTTTATTCAAATTTTATTGAGATTTTCCTACTTTTCGTTTTCGATATAAACACTCTCAGCACTTAGAGAATGCAACAAACAACCCACTTATAATTCCCTTTATTACTCTatatctataactatatataaagtGGATAAGGGATTTTGGACTGACTTAATTTCATTCTCATTTTACCCTTTGAAATACAATTtatttagttttaaaaaaaatactatTAACATAATGCAGTTTTTATTAAGTGAAGGACAGTTAATTCTAAATTACGGTAACCACGTGTAACTATCACGTTTAATTATCAGAGTTTATTTTTTCACTTATATTATAAACCTATCAAAATGTACGTTAGTACCAGAGTTAGGTGGAATTTTTGGAAACAGTGTttataactatatataaaggggataaCAGATTTTGAACAGgatctataactatatataaaggggataaCAGATTTTGGACTGACTTAATTTCATTCTCATTTTACCCTTTGAAATACAATTTATCtagtttttaaaaaaatactATTAACATGGTGGTGGAATTTTTGGAAACAGAgtctataactatatataaaggtGATAACAGATTTTGAACAGaatctataactatatataaagggaTAATAGATTTTGGACTAACTTAATTTCATTCTCATTTTACCCTTTGAAATGCAATTTATttagttaaaaaaaaatactatTAACAAGGTGGTGGAATTTTTGGAAACAGAGTttataactatatataaaggtGATAACAGATTTTGAACAGaatctataactatatataaagggaTAATAGATTTTGGACTGACTTAATTTCATTCTCATTTTACCCTTTGAAATGCAATTTATttagtttaaaaaaaaatactatTAACATGGTGGTGGAATTTTTGGAAACAGAgtctataactatatataaaggtGATAACAGATTTTGAACAGaatctataactatatataaagggaTAATAGATTTTGGACTGACTTAATTTCATTCTCATTTTACCCTTTGAAATGCAATTTATttagtttaaaaaaaaatactatTAACATGGTGCAGTTTTTATTAAGTGAATGACCgttaggggtggcaaacgggcatgctcgtcccgtttaggcccgcccctcaaaagcccgcaaaaaaacggagcggggcggggcggtcataATTGAGGATGCGGGCTTCAAACTTAGACCCGtcccgcaaaaaagtgagggcaGAACGGGGAAAGCCCACGGACACGGtactctttaagcctaaaaatacaaaaatttatgtaaatacacatgaccgcaaaagcccgcaaaaaaaaCGGGGCGGAGCGGGacggacacatttgagggtgagagcctaaatccttggcccgccccgcacaaaaatgcgggcaaaacgggcatgcccagcgggccgtgcccattttgccacccctaatgACCGTTAATTCTAAATTACGGTAACCACGTGTAACTATCACGTCTTACTATGAGAGTTTATTTTTTCACTTTTATTATAAACCTATCAAAATGTACGTAAGTAACAGAGTTGGGTGGAATTTGTGGAAACATGAGTTCATTGAGTGTTGGTGGAAACTTAAACACAATCATCCAATTATACTTCATAATTTACGCCTCCCATGTGGGAGGTGAATAAAAAAACCattcttcatcatcatcacttttTTTCTCACTCATCTTAATATGTTTACTTCGTTTTTATTTATTGATTAAAATTGTGTAAGAAAAGTCAATAGTAGAAAGAGAAGTTGTGCAATTAAACTATCTCAACCCCTCTTAACTGTTACATTATACCAACTCCTCATGTTCTTACCTATATAGAAAATGTCCTTTTTTTTCACTCTCTGAACTTTACTCTTTATATCTTTTTCTacctattttattttattcttgaTTTACAATTATCTATGACTATATAAAAAGGGATAGAGAGTTTTGGAGTGGATTTTTTGTATTCCAAATTTACCCTTattacaatttttttaaaataatagaataaaaATATATGGTTGTAATATACTACTACCACGTTAAATATTATTACTACCACGTTAAATATTATTGTGATCCCCACGATGTAATACAGTTTTGTTTTTCCAAATTTGCACTTATTATGAAGGTTTATACCCACTATATAAATTCAACCACCACCATATCAATTTTGAGAGGCATCAGGAGTAAGATTAGATTACAAGTGAATTTGTGTTTTTATAgaatcaattttatatttttgttgtttgaaaaattgtcatcttttaattcaattttaaatttgtttaaactTTAGAGTTTTGACTATAATGTGTAAAAAATTCTTCTTTTTGGTAAAATATATAATAAGTTTAGCCACCAATTACCTTTGTCACAAAAGAATCAATTTTAGAGGTTAATAGAGGGTGAATTCAATCATATgtttcatcatttttttatttcaattCAGAAGTTTTAATAATGATTTAGATGCAATTTTTTATGATAGATTTCTATTTCTCACTTAAAGATGGAAAATTGTTTCTTTTTACGCTTCAAATTTACCCTTTCCAAATGTTTTTCTTAACCGCTCTTGTTATACCTTCATTTACCgttttctttttatttttccattttttcattttctCCAGTGACGACAACAACCAAAAGCACCGCTAAACTTCCGACATCACCGCTGATACCTCCAACAGCCAGCCTTCATGATTGAAGCGTTGTGTCAGAAACTTCTTAAAGGTACGCGGAGTTCTAACTTCTATCTATTACTTCTTTGGTTTATGTGTTTCGAAAGCAACACTGAAGTTTTTGTTATGATTCGTTCATTTTTTAATGATGGAGTAACTTAATTTATTCTCATTATCAGTACTTTTGAGTTAACTTTATTAAACCTTATTCTTTgtgaatttattttaaaaaatatggtTATTTTAAAAGAAACATTATAGCCATCCAAACAACATTAGCATGAATAGAAGTTGCTACATAGAAAGTTTCAGTAGTTGTATTAATAGTAAGAACAAGAACCATCCAATCATCCTCAGAATTATGTCTAACTCCAATGTACTTTGAATTATTGAGAAACTTTGCATAGATATCATTATAAGTGTAATTAGACAAGAAAATAAGGATCAACCAActatatttttaattaaatttttaatgGCCATAACGATTATACACTCTTTTATTTTGAAGCGGGTGCTAATTTAATTGTATTAGATCAACCATTATTTCACTAATAATTTAATTATTGCAATACAAAGTTTATTACGCattattaaaatataattattaaaataatttaaattaatataagcttcaaattatgaaaataattattaaaatatgaAACTCTACTAATTAAATGGGTAATTTAATACTGTAATTATTAATAATTGTACGTAATAAAATATGGgataataatttaataattatttttataatttgAAACTTATATTAAAACAATTATTATTTCACTGCAACTgttattttaatatattttcataatttgatataatttttattttgaaaCAAATTATAGTAAAAGCTATGTATGAAATAtaaattattaatttaaaaatataaaaggtAAGCTTGATTGacaaaagaaaaaataaattgaattcaatgttaaaattttaaaatttataaatgCAGTAATTGTATCAAAAAAGCACATTAATTAGCCAACAAAATTTTCATTACCTGAAGTTTTAAAATATCTTATAATCATGGTTAAATAAGTATAGTTAGAATcaataattttattattttactCTCTAGCAACCTTACAAGTCTATGTAGCAAACTTAATTTGAAACaacttgaaaaatattttaaaaagaattttttttcacctaaaatttaaaaatattttgtaaTCATACTTAAATAAGTATAGttaaaattaataattttattattttactCTCTAACAATCTTAAAAGTCTCTGTAGCAATCTTAATTTGAAACaacttgaaaaatattttaaaaacaaaaacTTTTCACCTGCACTTTTAAAATATTTTGTAATAATTATTAAACAAGTATAGTTATAATcaataattttattattttactCTCTAGCAACTTTAAAAGTCTCTATAGTAATTTTAATTTGAAACAacttaaaaattatttttaaaacaaaaacaTTTTCACCTGAAGTTTTAAAATATTTTGTAATCGTCGTTAAATTAGTATAGTTATAATcaataattttattattttactCTCTAGCAATCTTAA from Lathyrus oleraceus cultivar Zhongwan6 chromosome 1, CAAS_Psat_ZW6_1.0, whole genome shotgun sequence includes:
- the LOC127137241 gene encoding defensin-like protein 183, which translates into the protein MVNKMHRSLSFFVIYALVIAVQLMQVEAKPSPCNVILGSCFTDNCSKKCMDYRGNSILLSSNCNFYNLCTCEYDKPPAGRSCTVGMGLCTDICGESCCDGNCKGRYMNTGTGVCVHDYDLYFCKCVYLR